The genomic region CGTGGATCGGAAACGAATTCGTTTAACAAAAGATTTCCCTTTCGAACGAGAATCGACAACCGATAACCTCGATTCTTGGCGTCGGCCGCGGAACGCGCCAAATCGAGGACGCGCATTTCCGAATTCGGAAAAATTCTAAACTGAACAAGACCTTGTTCTCCGGAGATTTCAACGTCGCAAAACGAGTTTGCGTTCGTGAGAATCCAATCGTTTCGTAAGGATTTTTCGTCGCAGTTTCCGCCGAATGCGAGAGGAAGTTTTTCTTCTTTGCCGAAGCCGTTTTGTTTGAAGATCAACGACACGGAAACGATCAACGCGATCATCGCCGCCAAGGCCAAGATCGGATTTCTAAACTTACCGAGATCGACGACTTTTTTGGAAACGGGTTGCGGATCGGTTTTTTCGGATTCGAAAAGAATTTTTACAAGTCCTTGTTTGTGCGTTCGCAAACCGGCTTGCGTTTGAACGTAGTTTTCGTATCTTTTTTTAAGCGCGGGATCGAGATCGACGATTTCGTTTAATCTTTCGTTCTCGTTCGGAGAAATTTCCCCGTAGAGAAACAGAGACGTCAGTTCTTCGAATTCTTCCTGTAGATCTTTTCTTTCCATGATTACAAAACCACTTTTCTTCTTTCTAATTCTTCTCTAAGCAGATCTAACGCTTTTAATAATTTTCTGCTGACGGTTCTCGAAGAGATGTTTAATGCCTGTGAGGTTTTCTCCAACGTAAAGTTATTGATTTCTTTTAATAAAATGATGCTTTTTTCGGGTTCGGGTAAGGTGGCGATGATTTCCCTCAATTCTTCCTCGACGATCTTGGCCTCTATGGTCCGAATAAAATCATCTTCCGCCGGAAGCGATTCTATTGAAGCGTTTTCTTGCAATAACAAATCCTTTTTACGATTTTTTCGATACGTGAAATAAGTATTCTTGGCGATCGCCGCAGCCCAAGTATAAAAGCTCCCTCTTTCGGGTGAAAAATTCGGAAAGGCCTTATAGATATTCAGAAAAACTTCTTGGGCGATATCTTCCACCTCTTCAGGATCGTTGGAAAGAAATCGAATTACCTTATAGATCGAATCCTTGTAGTTTTGATAAAACAGGGAAAAATCGTGATCCTGACTTAACTTCATTTTAACCTTTTGCTGTTCCGCGCAGGCGAGAATATTCCATAAAGCTGATATTCAATCCTCGTATTTGTAGTTTCGTGAATAAGACTGAATTTAATCGACTCATAAATCTTTCCCGCCTGGGATTTTTATCTTTTGAAAATAAATAAATCTTCCCCGTGAAATTTTAGGAATCACGAGGAAGATCTTATTATAAATTGAAAATTTAAACCGACATCGTTTCCGCTTGAAATGCTCGGTCCAAACACAGAAAGGAGCAAGAAGCTCCTCTCTGTGTTTTTTAGAATGCTTGGAATCAAAATTCTTCTTTTGATTCACTCGATCCGGAACTTTCGCGAATCTTTCATTTGGTCTGACTGAGAATCGTAGGCAAATGAAAGATCAGGTTTTTTCTCGCGGTATTGGTTAGGTTATCCGATCCGCTCGTCGCGTTCGGTCTGTCGGCCGCGTCCAACTGCGGGGAGAAGACGTTGTCCCCGCCGGTCGAATCCCAGAAGAGAACCTTATCAACGGAGACGTTAAACAGAAGTCCTTTTCCGTTTTTGGAAGAATCCAAATCCACGATCAGAATATAGGGATCTGAAGACGCCAAAGTGTTGATCATGGCGGGAGCCTTAAATCTAAGTTTTTTAGCCGCGGTGTAAGCGACTCCGGCCGCCGAAGGTGCGTTTAGAAAACTGGTCGGTATCGATAAGAACCCCGATGATTCCGGAGTCGACAAGAACGCTCCC from Leptospira kmetyi serovar Malaysia str. Bejo-Iso9 harbors:
- a CDS encoding RNA polymerase sigma factor; translated protein: MKLSQDHDFSLFYQNYKDSIYKVIRFLSNDPEEVEDIAQEVFLNIYKAFPNFSPERGSFYTWAAAIAKNTYFTYRKNRKKDLLLQENASIESLPAEDDFIRTIEAKIVEEELREIIATLPEPEKSIILLKEINNFTLEKTSQALNISSRTVSRKLLKALDLLREELERRKVVL